GCCGGACGCGCTCGGTGCGGCCTACTTCGGATTGAAGAAGGACGCGGCAGCGGGCGTCGATGGTGTTACGTGGGAGATGTACGGCGAAGGGTTGGACGCGCGTCTGCGCGACTTGCACCGCCGCCTGCACAGCGGAGGAGCGTACCGGGCGCCACCGGTTCGGCGGGTGGAAATACCCAAGCCGGACGGCGGGACACGACCACTCGGAATCGCGGCTCTGGAGGACAAAATCGTCCAGAAAGCGGTTGTAGATGTGATCCTGACGCCGATCTATGAGGTGGAGTTTCTCGGTTTCAGCTATGGGTTCCGACCGGGGCGGGGGGCGCATGATGCGCTTGATGCTCTGGCCTTCGGGATAGAACGGCGCAAAGTCAGTTGGATAGTCGACGCGGATTTGCGGGCGTACTTCGACACGATCCCTCGGGATTGGTTGGTCAAGTTCCTCGAGCACCGCATTGGCGACAGACGGGTGATCCGTCTGATTCGGAAATGGCTGAACGCTGGCGTCATGGACGGTGAATCATGGAAAGACACGGGCATGGGCACGCCGCAGGGGGCAAATGTTTCCCCCGTTTTAGCAAACGTGTTCCTGCACTACGTGCTCGATCTGTGGTTCCACAAGAAATGGCGCCGGAATGTCCCGGATGGTGCGGCGATCATCGTTCGCTATGCCGACGATATCGTTGTCGGATTTCAGCATAAGCGGGATGCGGAGCGGTACCTCCGCGACCTCCGGGACAGGCTGACCCGTTTCGGACTCAGTCTCCACCCGGACAAGACCCGCCTCGTGGAGTTTGGTCGGTTCGCGATGATGAACCGCCGCCAGCGCGGGGCGGGCAAGCCGGAGACATTCGACTTCCTGGGCTTCACGCACTATTGCACGAAAACCCGGAGAGGGCGCTTTCGGCTTGGTCGCAAACCGGTCGCCAAACGGGTCAACAGAACTCTGGCGCGTATCGATGAGGTCCTTCGCATACGCTGGCACCACGACATCTGGGAAGTCGGGATGTGGCTGGGACGAGTCTATAACGGCTGGCTCAACTACTTCGCCGTCCCCGGGTCGGCCCGGTACGTTCGCGCGTTTCGCCGCAGGCTGCAACGCCTGTGGATGCGGGCACTACGCCGGCGGTCTCAGCGATCTCGTTTCAGTTGGAAACGGCTGGAGCGCATGTCCGAAATCCTTTGGCCACGCGCATCCATCCGTCAC
This Gemmatimonadota bacterium DNA region includes the following protein-coding sequences:
- the ltrA gene encoding group II intron reverse transcriptase/maturase, which encodes MMDGLKKSDEAVRPVRAANKGARASAELPEERASTKGNPDCQSTRRTQCRESVPQAAARIRKAAERNPKERLTALLHHITPDALGAAYFGLKKDAAAGVDGVTWEMYGEGLDARLRDLHRRLHSGGAYRAPPVRRVEIPKPDGGTRPLGIAALEDKIVQKAVVDVILTPIYEVEFLGFSYGFRPGRGAHDALDALAFGIERRKVSWIVDADLRAYFDTIPRDWLVKFLEHRIGDRRVIRLIRKWLNAGVMDGESWKDTGMGTPQGANVSPVLANVFLHYVLDLWFHKKWRRNVPDGAAIIVRYADDIVVGFQHKRDAERYLRDLRDRLTRFGLSLHPDKTRLVEFGRFAMMNRRQRGAGKPETFDFLGFTHYCTKTRRGRFRLGRKPVAKRVNRTLARIDEVLRIRWHHDIWEVGMWLGRVYNGWLNYFAVPGSARYVRAFRRRLQRLWMRALRRRSQRSRFSWKRLERMSEILWPRASIRHPWPDRRFAVKHPR